In the Muricauda sp. MAR_2010_75 genome, one interval contains:
- the ligA gene encoding NAD-dependent DNA ligase LigA yields MTNIKEKIESLRDELREHNYKYYVLDQPSITDFEFDMKLKELQKLEAEHPEFYDPTSPTLRVGGMVTKNFETVAHEHRMYSLENSYSKEDLEDWEKRIQRILGDVAVEFTCELKYDGASISLTYEDGQLVRAVTRGDGFQGDDVTNNIKTIKSVPLQLKGDYPPKFDIRGEIILTLEGFAKMNQERIEAGEDPYMNPRNTASGSLKLQDSALVAQRPLECLLYSIAGNNLGISSQFEVLEKARSWGFKVPSVAKLCKSMEEVMQFADYWDVHRHNMAFETDGVVVKVNSIQHQEELGYTAKSPRWAMAYKFKAEQATTVLNEITYQVGRTGAITPVANLEPVLLAGTTVKRASLHNADQIAKLDVRVGDTVFVEKGGEIIPKIIAVDFTKRPVDSVPTEYITHCPECGTELIRKEGEAQHFCPNDTGCPTQITGRIQHFISRKAMDIEGMGSETVELLFKEGLISNYADLYTLTKEQVIPLERMAEKSAENLVNGVAASKAIPFERVLFALGIRYVGETVAKKLAKAYKNIDALMAASHEELVQVDEIGERIADSVIKFFSEPSNLEIVDRLKSYGLQFSLSEAQLENQTDKLKGQTFVVSGVFETISRNDLKKLIEDNGGKVASSISSKTSFVVAGDNMGPSKKTKAESLGIPIISEQEFMEKL; encoded by the coding sequence ATGACCAACATCAAAGAAAAAATAGAATCCCTGCGGGATGAACTTCGGGAGCACAACTATAAATATTATGTGCTGGACCAGCCTTCAATAACAGATTTTGAGTTTGATATGAAACTCAAGGAGCTTCAGAAATTGGAGGCAGAACACCCTGAATTTTACGACCCCACATCGCCGACTTTGCGCGTGGGTGGCATGGTGACCAAGAACTTTGAGACGGTGGCGCATGAACACCGCATGTACTCTTTGGAAAACTCATATTCCAAGGAAGATTTGGAGGATTGGGAAAAACGTATCCAACGTATTTTGGGTGATGTTGCCGTGGAATTCACATGTGAGTTGAAATACGATGGCGCTTCCATCAGTCTCACCTATGAAGATGGACAACTGGTGCGAGCGGTTACCCGTGGCGATGGCTTTCAGGGAGATGATGTGACCAACAATATTAAAACCATAAAATCCGTTCCCTTGCAATTGAAAGGGGACTACCCACCAAAATTTGATATCCGTGGGGAAATTATTTTAACCTTGGAAGGTTTTGCCAAAATGAACCAAGAGCGAATTGAAGCTGGGGAAGACCCCTATATGAACCCCAGAAACACGGCATCCGGAAGTTTAAAATTGCAGGACAGTGCCTTGGTGGCCCAGCGTCCCTTGGAGTGTCTGCTATACAGTATTGCTGGAAATAATTTGGGGATTTCCTCCCAATTTGAAGTCTTGGAGAAAGCACGCTCGTGGGGTTTTAAGGTTCCATCCGTGGCCAAACTTTGCAAGAGTATGGAAGAGGTGATGCAGTTTGCGGATTATTGGGACGTCCATCGCCATAATATGGCCTTTGAAACCGATGGGGTTGTGGTAAAGGTAAACAGTATTCAGCATCAAGAGGAGTTGGGCTATACAGCCAAGTCACCCCGATGGGCAATGGCCTATAAGTTCAAGGCAGAACAGGCAACTACGGTGTTGAACGAAATCACCTACCAAGTGGGGCGTACCGGGGCCATTACCCCAGTGGCCAACTTGGAGCCCGTGCTCTTGGCTGGAACAACGGTAAAGCGCGCCTCTTTGCACAATGCCGATCAGATAGCCAAGTTGGATGTTCGTGTTGGGGACACTGTTTTTGTGGAAAAGGGCGGCGAGATTATTCCTAAGATTATCGCAGTGGATTTCACCAAACGCCCTGTGGATTCCGTACCCACAGAATACATCACCCACTGCCCTGAATGTGGTACGGAGCTGATTCGGAAAGAAGGGGAGGCACAGCACTTTTGCCCCAACGACACAGGGTGTCCAACTCAGATTACAGGTCGAATCCAGCATTTTATTTCCAGAAAGGCCATGGATATTGAAGGTATGGGAAGTGAAACGGTGGAACTGCTGTTTAAGGAAGGGTTGATTTCCAATTATGCCGATTTATATACGTTGACCAAGGAACAGGTGATTCCGTTGGAACGCATGGCAGAAAAATCCGCTGAAAATCTGGTGAACGGCGTAGCGGCTTCCAAAGCCATTCCTTTTGAACGCGTCCTGTTCGCATTGGGCATCCGATATGTGGGGGAGACAGTGGCCAAAAAGTTGGCCAAAGCCTACAAAAATATTGATGCATTGATGGCCGCAAGTCATGAGGAATTGGTCCAGGTGGATGAAATAGGAGAACGCATAGCCGATAGCGTGATCAAGTTCTTTTCAGAACCCAGCAATTTGGAAATTGTGGACCGTTTAAAATCCTACGGATTGCAATTTTCGCTCTCTGAAGCGCAATTGGAAAACCAGACCGACAAGTTAAAGGGGCAAACCTTTGTGGTTTCCGGGGTTTTTGAAACTATCAGCAGAAACGACCTCAAAAAATTGATAGAGGACAATGGAGGCAAAGTAGCGTCTTCCATTTCTTCGAAAACATCCTTTGTAGTGGCTGGAGACAATATGGGTCCCAGCAAAAAGACCAAAGCGGAGAGCTTGGGGATTCCCATTATTTCGGAGCAGGAGTTTATGGAAAAGTTATAA
- a CDS encoding TIGR00730 family Rossman fold protein: MKSIVVFCASSEGNDIQIVDRAYELGKTLAKQDRTLVYGGSKLGLMGKVANGALDNNGKVIGVLPNFLKSKEIVHDRVPEMIIVDSMHERKMKMYELSDGIIALPGGFGTLEELFEIITWGQLGLHQKPMGILNVNGFYDELLAFLDTMVVRELLKIENRNMLLVDDSCRGLLEQMESYRPVTTPKWIKKEHT, from the coding sequence ATGAAAAGTATAGTAGTTTTTTGTGCAAGTAGCGAAGGAAACGACATTCAAATTGTTGACAGGGCTTATGAATTGGGAAAAACTTTGGCAAAACAGGATAGAACTCTGGTTTATGGTGGTTCCAAATTGGGTTTAATGGGAAAAGTGGCCAATGGAGCACTGGATAACAACGGAAAGGTGATAGGTGTGCTTCCCAATTTTTTAAAATCCAAAGAAATCGTGCATGATCGCGTACCGGAAATGATCATAGTGGACAGTATGCATGAGCGCAAAATGAAAATGTATGAGCTCTCGGATGGGATAATTGCACTTCCGGGAGGTTTTGGCACATTGGAAGAATTGTTTGAGATCATTACCTGGGGACAGCTTGGATTGCATCAGAAACCAATGGGCATATTAAATGTGAATGGTTTTTATGATGAATTATTGGCTTTCTTGGACACCATGGTCGTCAGGGAACTCCTTAAAATTGAAAACCGAAATATGCTTCTGGTTGATGACTCGTGCAGGGGGCTGTTGGAACAAATGGAATCCTATCGACCAGTAACAACTCCAAAATGGATTAAAAAAGAACATACCTGA
- the prmC gene encoding peptide chain release factor N(5)-glutamine methyltransferase, giving the protein MLLREIKNIFHKELDTLFPKEEVDAFFYRCVEHNLKLERFVLVVQPELTLSKDEEQPLFEALSQLKQERPLQYILGEAHFMDLELKVNESVLIPRPETEELVQWILDDVDAERSRSVISTPFNDHNLKILDIGTGSGCIAIALAKHLPQAKVFALDVSKNALEVAQENAKSNQVDITFIQQDILELGPELGPELGPELDFDIIVSNPPYVRELEKEKIKKNVKKYEPGTALFVPDEDPLLFYRAIAQFSKANLEKKGSLYLEINQYLGAETKALLKAHNFSEIELRKDIFGNDRMLKCKM; this is encoded by the coding sequence ATGCTGCTAAGGGAAATCAAGAATATATTCCATAAGGAGCTGGATACTTTGTTTCCAAAAGAGGAGGTCGATGCCTTTTTTTACCGATGTGTGGAACACAACTTAAAACTGGAACGGTTTGTTTTGGTGGTGCAACCCGAACTCACTTTGAGCAAGGATGAGGAGCAACCTTTGTTTGAGGCACTCTCCCAATTAAAACAAGAACGACCCCTACAATATATTTTAGGGGAGGCCCATTTTATGGATTTGGAATTAAAGGTCAATGAAAGCGTATTGATTCCCAGACCCGAAACCGAGGAATTGGTGCAATGGATTTTGGATGATGTCGACGCTGAGCGCAGCCGAAGCGTCATTTCGACTCCGTTCAATGACCACAACTTGAAAATCTTGGACATCGGTACAGGAAGCGGCTGTATAGCCATCGCATTGGCCAAGCATCTTCCGCAAGCAAAAGTGTTCGCGCTGGATGTTTCCAAAAATGCCTTGGAAGTGGCTCAGGAAAATGCCAAAAGTAATCAAGTAGACATCACTTTCATCCAACAAGATATCCTTGAACTTGGTCCTGAACTTGGTCCTGAACTTGGTCCTGAACTTGATTTTGATATCATCGTCTCCAATCCACCCTATGTGAGGGAATTGGAAAAGGAAAAAATCAAAAAAAATGTAAAAAAATACGAACCTGGTACGGCGCTTTTCGTACCTGACGAGGACCCTTTGTTGTTTTATCGTGCCATAGCCCAATTTTCCAAAGCCAACTTAGAGAAAAAGGGGAGCTTGTATCTGGAAATCAACCAATATTTGGGAGCGGAAACCAAAGCCCTTTTGAAAGCCCATAATTTTTCGGAAATTGAACTCAGAAAGGATATTTTTGGCAATGATCGGATGCTTAAGTGCAAAATGTAG
- a CDS encoding GNAT family N-acetyltransferase, whose product MKDMVIREITPEDNVQVAQVIRKVFEDMGIAKVGTAYADKALDDMYTAYDVPKATYFVVEHQGRIIGCAGIAQLQNYEGNVCELQKMYFLEEARGKGLGSQMITVCLEKAKEYGFEACYLETMPYMKAAQKLYQKNGFDYIDAPMGNTGHYSCPVWMLKKL is encoded by the coding sequence ATGAAGGATATGGTGATTCGTGAAATCACACCTGAGGACAACGTCCAAGTGGCCCAAGTGATTCGAAAAGTTTTTGAAGATATGGGCATAGCCAAAGTGGGGACGGCCTATGCTGATAAAGCCTTGGATGATATGTACACGGCTTATGATGTGCCCAAAGCCACCTATTTTGTGGTGGAACACCAAGGGCGAATCATTGGCTGTGCAGGAATTGCCCAATTACAGAACTATGAAGGCAATGTCTGTGAACTGCAAAAAATGTATTTTTTGGAAGAAGCTCGAGGCAAGGGTTTGGGGTCACAGATGATTACCGTCTGTTTGGAAAAAGCCAAGGAATATGGTTTTGAGGCTTGTTATCTGGAAACCATGCCCTATATGAAGGCCGCCCAAAAGCTCTATCAAAAAAACGGTTTTGACTATATAGATGCGCCCATGGGAAACACAGGGCATTATTCTTGTCCGGTTTGGATGCTTAAAAAATTATAA